In the Helianthus annuus cultivar XRQ/B chromosome 11, HanXRQr2.0-SUNRISE, whole genome shotgun sequence genome, one interval contains:
- the LOC110889452 gene encoding uncharacterized protein LOC110889452, producing the protein MTTDLYSDNSSVTTMTASPRISFSYDLSQEEAVPVERLLRSCSSSNVDFNFFVHENSDLHQVSNADELFLDGKILPTPMRSKTQKNKTSLSLSQPENEKSRSLAATEDERIKQQNANKSFWGFKRSSSCGGSGYAKSLCSIVSLSRSHSMGSSTSSKQTCSSSKEGFNQKRQGSVQKPPPLRKTGYGYGSYAKGTTGNGIRVSPVLNLGFGSFLYGNSKIKNKK; encoded by the coding sequence ATGACTACTGATCTCTACTCTGATAATTCCAGCGTCACGACGATGACCGCAAGCCCTCGGATTTCCTTCTCATATGATCTCTCTCAAGAAGAAGCCGTTCCAGTGGAACGGCTTCTTCGATCATGTTCATCGTCTAATGTCGATTTCAACTTCTTCGTCCACGAAAACTCTGATCTCCACCAAGTTTCCAATGCGGACGAGCTTTTCCTAGACGGGAAGATCCTCCCAACGCCAATGAGATccaaaacacaaaaaaataaaacttCGCTGTCACTGTCGCAGCCAGAGAACGAAAAGTCACGCTCTCTGGCTGCGACAGAAGACGAGcgaataaaacaacaaaatgctAATAAGTCATTTTGGGGGTTTAAGAGAAGCAGCAGCTGTGGCGGCAGCGGGTACGCTAAAAGTTTATGTTCGATTGTTTCGTTGTCTCGATCGCATTCAATGGGATCTTCAACGAGTTCGAAGCAAACGTGTTCGTCTTCGAAGGAAGGATTTAATCAAAAAAGGCAAGGAAGTGTTCAGAAACCACCACCGTTGAGGAAAACTGGTTATGGTTATGGAAGTTATGCTAAGGGTACAACTGGTAATGGGATTCGGGTCAGCCCGGTTCTGAATTTGGGATTTGGATCCTTCTTATATGGTAATAGTAAGATAAAGAACAAGAAGTGA